The Neoarius graeffei isolate fNeoGra1 chromosome 25, fNeoGra1.pri, whole genome shotgun sequence genome includes a region encoding these proteins:
- the vps51 gene encoding vacuolar protein sorting-associated protein 51 homolog isoform X3, which produces MEAEGSSAAPKRRVHGLLQLYYGLSEEGKAEQSESADPCDINGPHFEPELYLNKMRKECSLTELMDQESCMVKQIRSLDSDMQTLVYENYNKFISATDTIRKMKNDFKKMEDEMDCLSANMAAITEFSAKISRTLQDQHTQITKLSGVHSLVRKLQFLFEFPAWLRKCVECGEFGRAVSAQRRARCVLNHYNNITSFRGIQNECNTIMLELTLHLRDRFSDNTASAKELSECVELLLQLDEPAEELCDKFLSHAYSKLEADLQGLEVELNDPTQKPSSGPNVAPVSPSESNPFLSPVSRMDILEFIDRGCNEFVSNLCLVIASYQELFITCPQGGDHALKHLPQMANQKLQQFVDLLAGRYFTLVERRIQEEKGVGDNSLLVRALDRFHRRLQAVSKLLPGSEVTSRGTDIVINAARERIKQYLCALQSFYLDSLTDVRQALAAPRITVGGASGALGAGSSAAKDAPPTLPELLTSLSNSILNQIKSVLVSVHLFTAKDITFSNKPYFKGEFCSQGVREGLIVSFIKFICQSSRQFCESAGDRSSSTPPTLLLLLSRLCLDYDTSTISYILTLTDEQFLTQLHSPITTVTTLCAEAREAAQKLLNHYVKVQGLIISQMLRKSVETRDWVNTIEPRNVRAVMKRVVEDTTAIDVQCIHMVTAVTSAISGNEKRAC; this is translated from the exons aTGAGAAAGGAGTGCTCTCTCACGGAGCTGATGGATCAGGAGAGCTGTATGGTGAAACAGATCCGTTCTCTGGACAGTGACATGCAGACTCTGGTCTACGAAAACTACAACAAGTTTATTTCTGCTACAG ACACCATCAGGAAAATGAAGAACGACTTTAAGAAGATGGAGGATGAGATGGACTGTCTCTCAGCCAACATGGCCGCCATAACCGAGTTCAGTGCCAAGATCAGCAGGACACTGCAGGACCAACACACACAGATCACCAAACTGTCag GTGTTCACTCTCTGGTGCGTAAGCTGCAGTTTTTGTTCGAGTTCCCTGCGTGGTTGAGAAAGTGTGTTGAGTGTGGTGAGTTCGGGCGAGCAGTCAGTGCTCAGAGGAGGGCGCGCTGTGTCCTCAATCACTACAACAACATCACTTCCTTCAGGGGCATCCAGAACGAGTGTAACACCATCATGCTGGAATTAACTCTGCACCTGAGGGACAGGTTCAG tgacaATACTGCAAGTGCAAAGGAGCTGTCGGAGTGTGTGGAGTTGTTGCTGCAGCTGGACGAACCAGCCGAGGAGCTGTGTGACAAATTCCTAAGCCATGCCTACTCTAAGCTGGAGGCAGATCTGCAGGGCTTAGAGGTGGAGCTTAATGATCCTACCCAGAAGCCAAGCTCAGGACCAAACGTGGCCCCCGTGTCTCCTTCCGAGTCAAACCCTTTCCTGTCTCCGGTGAGCAGGATGGACATTCTGGAGTTCATCGATCGAGGCTGTAACGAGTTTGTCAGTAATCTGTGTTTAGTTATCGCCTCGTATCAGGAGTTATTTATTACATGTCCACAGGGGGGCGACCACGCCCTCAAACACCTCCCTCAGATggcgaatcagaagctgcagcagTTTGTGGACCTTTTAGCAGGCAGGTATTTCACGCTAGTTGAGCGCAGAATACAGGAGGAGAAGGGCGTAGGGGACAATTCCCTCCTGGTGAGAGCGCTAGATCGTTTCCATCGTCGCCTCCAGGCCGTGTCCAAACTGCTTCCGGGGTCAGAGGTCACAAGTCGGGGGACCGACATTGTTATTAATGCGGCACGAGAACGAATCAAACAGTACCTGTGTGCTTTACAGAGCTTCTACCTGGACAGCCTGACCGACGTCAGACAGGCCCTCGCTGCGCCACGCATCACAGTGGGCGGAGCTAGTGGAGCACTGGGAGCGGGTAGTTCTGCTGCCAAAGATGCCCCACCCACTCTCCCAGAGTTACTGACCTCGCTGTCAAACTCCATTCTCAATCAGATCAAATCAGTGTTGGTGTCTGTGCACCTCTTCACCGCTAAAGATATCACCTTCTCCAACAAACCCTACTTCAAG gggGAGTTCTGCAGTCAGGGTGTGAGAGAGGGGCTTATCGTGAGCTTCATTAAGTTTATCTGTCAGTCATCACGTCAGTTCTGTGAGAGTGCAGGCGACCGGAGCAGCTCGACTCCACCCACTTTACTGCTACTGCTGTCACGACTCTGCCTCGACTACGACACCTCCACCATCTCCTACATCCTCACACTGACCGATGAACAGTTcctcacacag CTTCATTCTCCGATAACTACAGTGACGACTCTGTGTGCTGAGGCCCGAGAGGCAGCGCAGAAACTCCTCAACCACTACGTCAAG gttcaGGGTTTAATCATCTCTCAGATGTTAAGGAAGAGTGTGGAGACACGGGACTGGGTGAACACCATCGAGCCACGGAATGTACGTGCAGTCATGAAGAGAGTGGTGGAGGACACGACAGCCATCGACGTCCAG tgtattcaCATGGTTACAGCAGTCACCAGTGCCATTAGTGGGAACGAGAAGAGAGCTTGCTGA